The Acidobacteriota bacterium genome includes the window TCAGCAGCGACCGTCGCCAGGCGACCGCCCCCCGCCGCTAGGCGATCGAATCCAACCGGCGCCGGTGCCTTCAAGGGCCGGCGCCGGGTCCCGTCGAGCGCAGCAGGCGAGTGATCAAGAGGAATCCGGCGAGACCCGTCAACGGTGAGGTCAGAAGCCCCGGAAAGTAGCCGCCGGCACGCAGCGCCAACAGGGGATGGACGACCCCGTTGCCGGCCAACGCCAGGGCCAAGAACCACAGCGGCGCCAAGGGCCAGCGCCGCCCCGTCGGCAGCGCGGCGGCGGCCGCCAGCCAGATGAACAGCCAGGCGAGATTGAAGATCACGAAGAATTCCGTCGACCAGGGAGCCTGGCCGAGGACCGCCGGGAACCACACCGCAAAGCCGGTGAGCAGCTCTTCGAGAAAGTGGGCCCCTTGGACGACGATCGCGATCCGGAAGAGGCGTTGTATCGCCAACCGATCGCGCCGTCCGACGATCACTCCGAAGCGGCGGGTCGAGGCCAGACCGAGGGCGACGAGGAGCGCGAGGCTGAGACCCGAGGTGGCGATCACGACGCTGCCCAGGGTTTCTGCCATGGCACATCACTATCGCACAGCGACCTTCAGCGCCGGCGCCGCGCTGGCGTCGACGGCACGGCCTCGACAGGCCGACGCGAGCGGGTCAGCTCGGCGACCCTTGCAGCGACCTCACCAAGGGCCCAAGATCGAGCTCCGGCGGGCGGTCGAAGCGTCGCGAGCTGGTGCGCAAGGACTCGATCCGATCCAGCTCGACGAGGTCCTCAGGGTGGCAGAAGAGGCTCCATCGCCGACCCCACCAAACCAACACCAGGGGCTCGAACAAAAGCTCCTCGTCGCCTCCGAGGCGGAGATAGACGCTCCGACTTCGCCGCACTGCCGCGGCCAGCTCGGCGAGGTGGCGATGCTCCTCGACCGACTCCCCCGGCTCGAGCAGGAAGCGTTGCCCGAGAGTCTCGACCTGCTCCCGGCGAGGCTCCGGTAGGTGCCCCAGAAGCTTGATGCGCAGGGAGTCCTCGTGCCCCTCCAGGTCCAGCGCTCGGACCACATCGAGGCGCCCGGCGAGGCAGAGCGCCAACCTCTCGGTCTCGTCGACGGTCAGCGGGGCCCACGGTGCTCGGAAGCCCGGCAGTAGCTCGACCCCACCGGCCAAGCCGCGCCAGGTCGCCACCGGCACGCCGGCCCGCCCGAGGGCTTCGAGGTCGCGCTGGATGGTGCGTCGGGAAACCTGCAAACGCTCGGCGAGCAGTCCCACCGTCACCCGCCGTCGGGACTGCAGCAGCATCAAGAGCTGGATCAATCGGGTGGCGCGCATCAGGCTGCGAAGAATATGACAACAGATGTCCTATTCGAGCTTGCATAATTCCGCCTGAAGAGCCCTTGGGTCGGCGGCTCCGCCGTCGGCTCATCTGCCCTCCGCGACCGCGCCCGGCGAGAAAGCCGCCGGGCAGCAATTCATCCCCGATCGATCCAGCGAGGAGAACGGACATGAACCACTCTGGCAGCGGTACCCCCGAAGACCCCTGGGAGCTCGCCACCCCTCCCGGCAAATCGAAATTCCTGGCCTATCGCGATCCCGCCGCCGAGCCTCCGGTACTGGTGGTGCGGGTCGGCAGCACCACCCTCCACTACCACCTACGCTGCATCGAGGACCTCCATGCCATGCTCCAGGACCATGGCGACTGGATGCTGCTCGGCAATGCCGACGAGCAGAAACCAGCCAAGGAGGGCACCGTCGAAGCTTGGGGCCGGTCGGGCGACAATCCGGTCGGCGGATGGTACGGCCTCAAAAAGGGACTGCGCGGGCGGTTCGGCAACTATGTACCGCCGGTGCTCGAGGCTCTCGGCCTCGCCGAGGTCGAGCACAAGGCTCGCAACAACCGCATGCGGGCAGCGCCCTAGCTTTTTCAGCAACCTGCTAGGGCTCCGCCTGCGGCGAGCCGCTCGCGATC containing:
- a CDS encoding DUF6855 family protein, producing the protein MNHSGSGTPEDPWELATPPGKSKFLAYRDPAAEPPVLVVRVGSTTLHYHLRCIEDLHAMLQDHGDWMLLGNADEQKPAKEGTVEAWGRSGDNPVGGWYGLKKGLRGRFGNYVPPVLEALGLAEVEHKARNNRMRAAP
- a CDS encoding HTH domain-containing protein; translation: MRATRLIQLLMLLQSRRRVTVGLLAERLQVSRRTIQRDLEALGRAGVPVATWRGLAGGVELLPGFRAPWAPLTVDETERLALCLAGRLDVVRALDLEGHEDSLRIKLLGHLPEPRREQVETLGQRFLLEPGESVEEHRHLAELAAAVRRSRSVYLRLGGDEELLFEPLVLVWWGRRWSLFCHPEDLVELDRIESLRTSSRRFDRPPELDLGPLVRSLQGSPS
- a CDS encoding HXXEE domain-containing protein translates to MAETLGSVVIATSGLSLALLVALGLASTRRFGVIVGRRDRLAIQRLFRIAIVVQGAHFLEELLTGFAVWFPAVLGQAPWSTEFFVIFNLAWLFIWLAAAAALPTGRRWPLAPLWFLALALAGNGVVHPLLALRAGGYFPGLLTSPLTGLAGFLLITRLLRSTGPGAGP